In the genome of Girardinichthys multiradiatus isolate DD_20200921_A chromosome 7, DD_fGirMul_XY1, whole genome shotgun sequence, one region contains:
- the LOC124870772 gene encoding trace amine-associated receptor 13c-like — protein MATQEEAELCFPQLNSSCRKPILHWSKAVLLNTVLSFICLTTVFLNLLIIISISQFRKLHTTTNILLLSLAVSDFLVGLLLMPGEILRSTTCWFLGDVICSLYYYLVCLIISGSIGNIVLISVDRYVAICHPLHYATRITLGRVKCCICLCWLGVGFYSIYYVKDDLIQPGRGKSCFGECTFILSYLTGTIDLILTFIIPVSIIILLYMRVFVVAVSQARAMRSHITAVTLHCSANPATKRSELKAARTLGVLIVVYLTCYCPYYTYSLIGTNVTSTEYASFFIFLFYFNSCLNPVIYALFYPWFRKAIKVIVTLQILQPGSCDANIL, from the exons ATGGCAACACAGGAAGAGGCTGAACTCTGTTTTCCACAACTTAACAGCTCCTGCAGGAAGCCAATACTTCATTGGTCTAAAGCTGTGCTCCTGAACACTGTGCTGTCCTTTATCTGTCTGACCACTGTATTTCTCAACCTGCTCATCATCATTTCAATCTCCCAGTTCAG GAAGCTTCACACCACCACTAACATCCTCCTTCTTTCATTGGCTGTGTCAGATTTCCTTGTGGGTCTCCTGTTGATGCCTGGGGAAATCTTAAGAAGCACAACTTGCTGGTTTCTTGGAGATGTCATATGTTCTCTCTATTATTACCTGGTCTGCCTAATTATCTCTGGTTCTATTGGAAACATTGTTCTCATATCAGTTGACCGTTATGTGGCTATTTGTCACCCTTTACATTATGCCACTAGGATCACCTTAGGAAGAGTCAAGTGCTGTATTTGTCTATGTTGGCTTGGTGTAGGTTTTTACAGCATTTATTATGTGAAGGATGATCTTATTCAACCAGGCAGAGGCAAATCCTGCTTTGGAGAGTGTACGTTTATATTAAGCTATCTGACTGGAACTATTGACCTAATTTTGACTTTTATAATTCCAGTTTCAATTATCATCCTTTTGTACATGAGAGTATTTGTGGTGGCTGTGTCTCAGGCTCGTGCCATGCGCTCTCACATTACAGCTGTCACACTTCATTGTTCAGCAAACCCAGCAACAAAAAGATCAGAGTTAAAAGCAGCCAGGACTCTGGGTGTTCTCATTGTTGTATATCTAACATGTTACTGCCCATATTATACTTACTCCCTTATTGGGACAAATGTGACAAGCACTGAATATGcatcattttttatatttctcttttattttaacTCCTGTCTAAACCCTGTCATATATGCCCTGTTCTACCCCTGGTTCAGAAAAGCTATTAAGGTCATTGTCACGCTTCAGATACTGCAGCCTGGCTCCTGTGATGCAAATATACTGTAG